In Caloramator sp. E03, the sequence AGATGCGGTATCAAAATTTAAAACAAAAGATATAGTTGTTTCCCACTGTGCCTTTGGTTATCTTTGTGATGCATATAATCTCAACCAAATTGCAATTGAGGGACTTTTAGCTGATTCAGAGCCAACACCATCAAAGATGGCACAGATAGTTAAGTTTGCTAAAGAAAATAATGTAAAGTACATATTTTTTGAAGAACTTATAAGTCCAAAGGTCGCTCAAACAATAGCAAGGGAAGTTAATGCAAAAACAGCAGTCTTAAATCCTTTTGAAGGTCTTAAAGATGAGGACATTAAAGCAGGAAAGGACTACTTTTCTGTGATGAGAGAAAACCTAAAAGTTTTAAAGGAAGCTCTACAATAGAAGGTGATATTTTGGAAAATGTAATTGAAGTAAATAATTTAAGTTTTGGATATTCAAATAATCTTATACTTAAAAATATAAGTTTTACTGTAAAAAAAGGAGACTTTGTTGGAATATTAGGTCCTAATGGATGTGGCAAAAGTACATTGTTAAAACTTATGTTGAAAATTTTAAATCCTTTAAACGGAGATATTAAATTGTTAGGAAAAAATATAAAGGATTTTAAAGACTGGAGCAGCATCGGTTACGTTTCACAGAAGGCAAATTCCTTTAACACAAGCTTTCCTGCCACTGTTGAAGAAATAGTATGTGCAAATCTATATTCAAAAATAGGCATTTTCAAGTTTCCAAATAAATACCATAGGCAATTGGTATATAAAACTCTCGAAACAGTAGGTCTTGAAGGATGTGCTACAAAACTTATAGGAAACTTATCTGGAGGACAACAGCAAAGGGTATTTATAGCAAGAGCTCTTGTTAATAACCCTAAAATACTTTTTCTTGATGAACCTACTGTTGGAATTGATACAGAATACGAAAGTGCTATATACTGCCTTTTAGGAAAATTAAACAAAGAACAAGGAATAACTATAGTTATGGTTACTCACGACATTGAAAATATTGCCCTCCACGCTAACAAACTTTTATACATAAGTGATAAAGGAAATGTAACAAAGGCCAAAGATGAATCTATGATAAAAGATATTCTAAAAAAAGTTTATGGCTATGATTTAAATTTTGAAGCTCACTACTGTAAAAACTTATTTAAGAAAGAAGGTATCAAATGTTAGACATATTTCAATATGACTTTATGCAAAAAGCTTTTATGATTGGTATTCTAATTGCTGTTATAACTCCCTGCATAGGAGTTGTTGTAGTCTTAAAAAGACTTTCTATGATTGGTGATTCCTTATCCCACAACTCCTTAGCAGGGGTTGCAGCAGGGCTTGTAATTGGAATAAACCCTATAATAGGTGCTGTAATTTTTTCAATAATCGCCGCCTTTAGCATAGAATTAATTAGAAAATCCTTTTCAAAATATGCTGAAATAGCAATAGCAGTTATAATGTCAACAGGGATTGGACTTGCAGGCATTTTATCTGGCTTTGTAAAAAATTCTTCAAACTTCAACAGCTTTTTATTTGGAAGTATTGTTGCAATAAGCGATTTAGAGCTTTTTGTAGTAATAACATTAAGCCTGTTTGTAATAATTATTGTTTCTATTCTTTATAAAGAACTATTTTTTATAACCTTTGATGAAGAAGCCGCAAGGATTTCAGGGATTCCAGTTAAAACTATAAATTTTATTTTTACATTATTAACAGCAATAGCAATATCTGTATCTGCCCGTACCGTAGGCACCCTTGTTGTATCATCCCTTATGGTTCTTCCAGTAGCTTGTGCAATACAGATTGCTAAAAGTTACAAGCAAACATTTATATACTCTATTTTATTT encodes:
- a CDS encoding metal ABC transporter ATP-binding protein → MENVIEVNNLSFGYSNNLILKNISFTVKKGDFVGILGPNGCGKSTLLKLMLKILNPLNGDIKLLGKNIKDFKDWSSIGYVSQKANSFNTSFPATVEEIVCANLYSKIGIFKFPNKYHRQLVYKTLETVGLEGCATKLIGNLSGGQQQRVFIARALVNNPKILFLDEPTVGIDTEYESAIYCLLGKLNKEQGITIVMVTHDIENIALHANKLLYISDKGNVTKAKDESMIKDILKKVYGYDLNFEAHYCKNLFKKEGIKC
- a CDS encoding metal ABC transporter permease; amino-acid sequence: MLDIFQYDFMQKAFMIGILIAVITPCIGVVVVLKRLSMIGDSLSHNSLAGVAAGLVIGINPIIGAVIFSIIAAFSIELIRKSFSKYAEIAIAVIMSTGIGLAGILSGFVKNSSNFNSFLFGSIVAISDLELFVVITLSLFVIIIVSILYKELFFITFDEEAARISGIPVKTINFIFTLLTAIAISVSARTVGTLVVSSLMVLPVACAIQIAKSYKQTFIYSILFGELSMVLGLFISYYVNLKPGGTIVIIGVIILLIILTINKIAKLLLKKKYKSLQRG